The DNA window tgtttgctggtgacactgttggggtttttttcaaaactgaaggcacaGTGAACCatcatggctaccacagcatcctgccacGACATGCCATTCCAtctggtttgtttttagttggaccattatttatttttcaacaggacaatgaccccaaacacacctccaggctgtgtaagggctatttgaccaagaaggaaagtgatggagtgctgcaccaGATGGCATGGCCTCCATAGTCACTTGATCTAAACCCAATCGAGATGGTATGGGATGAGGTGGACCGCAGaatgaaggcaaaagggccaacaaatgctcagcatctctgggaactctttcaagactgttggaaaaccatttcaggtgactacctcATGAAGTTCATCGAGAGAAttccaagagtgtgcaaagcagtaatcaaagcaaacgGTGGCTATTTGAAGAATCTAAactataaaacatgttttgatgccttcagtgagaatctacaatgtaaatagtcatgaaaataaagaaaaaacataacaaatttGAAGGTTTGTCCACACTTTTGACTTGTAGTGTATATGTCAAGTTTAAGTTAAAATATATTAGTCATCACTCATCTTCAAACAACAAAAATCCCGCTGATGGTTTCTGTGCAGGTACGGAAAGCGTCCGGTACTGCTGATTTCCATGTGCGTGCACGCTGTGTGTGGCCTGGTTCCTGCTGTCTTTCCTCAGCCACTCCTCTTCCTTATTCTTCGCTGCCTGACTGgaatctgctgctgctgcatcaaCATCTGCGCCTTCAGTTTAGGtaacacataaaacataaaaggaTGATTAAAATGTCGTATCACAGATCTTCTACTTTCATCCCGTTATATTGAGCTGTGGTGTTTCAATCGACATTTTCTGACCATTAATAAGTTAATTAAAGAAAGTCAGTTAAATGTATGAGTATCCAActtcaaaatgtttttagaaGTGTCTCACAAAGTCTGCTGGGGAGCCTGCAGTGTTTTGTGAGAGCTGGGAGGTGGTTCGTTATCAGACAGCCCTCAGTGGGCTTTGGGTCACTGGCTGGATGGTGACTTTTATTGGACCGCGGTGGGACACACTTACAGAAGGCTGATAAAAAGCACGTGTTCCAGATAAAGCCATCATGACCAGGTTGAGGCCTAATGAAGCAGGATTGCTTCCTGCAGCTTCCTAACCTTTGACCCCTACAGTGTTATGTGCAGACTGGAGGAAGCAGTCTATTCCTTCAGCTTTGATTTAATTTAGCAGCTAGCCTTTACATAGTAAGTCATGGACCCAAAGAAGAAGGAAGACTCAGGGTCTTATAATTTAGCTAATTCAATATTTATTGTATTATATTTCCATCTTCAGCATTTATTGTCATTTACTGCAAATTATTTCTTTTCAACTCAATCtataagttgtttttgtttttcctgaataTGAGGAAATTGAGtgtcaaattcaaattttgagGTTTCAGCTTTCCTTTCGAGTAAAAGCACCAAAACTGTGATATAAATatcttttataaatattttctaATTTATCTAAACTTCAATAAATATTTCTTAGAAACCGAACATGACACACAGGTACATCATCTATATTACATATTATATCGTCAAGTTGCCTAGCAACTACTTCACAATAGGCTAAACTACATTTTTCGCATTAATGTACCTTTTACACCTTTTTTTGAAATGATCACATTTTGTAAGTAGCATTGTGGGCCAaagaaacaaatacacacagacagagatttggtttattattcattgtttattattattatcagttAACTTTATCTAACTATAATTACCTTAGCTAACTAAGGTAAGTCATTATGTTTAAAGATGACTCCATGAAGACTTTTTATTACAGATTTATTATCTTTTTCCTTATGTGTGTTATCTGACAGTGCTGTGTGCTAAAGATGAGAGTTTGAAATTATGagataaatatatgtatatttaagttggccaatcagaaggaAGTGGGCATTTAGGGACTGGAGCTAAAACAGTTGGGCTTCAGCAAGGTTCAGTATAACATAAAGAAGGgtaatttttaaataataaatcacgTAAAGCTACTCTAATAAATCTTTAGAAGCTTAGGAGAACAAGTTCACATTGAAGATAGCACTGAAACCTGCAGATTTTAAATTGTAGACTGTTTTAAACTGTTTGCGTTGCAGCAGTGGAGTGGACTCCCCCTGATTCTCGGCTGTGGCCACCGGCTTTCCTGCCATTCTGCTTCAGCCTGGGGACAATGGGTGGAGCTCCTTTGGCCTGGCTCAACCCTACCTGGACACGTCTGCACCTGTCACTGGCTCTGCCTCAGATCATTTGTCTGCCACTCTACCTGTAGGCCAACACACCTGTTCACCTGTGGTAGCCTCATTTAGACCGTTAATAAAGGAAGTAATAACAGTTTTTTATCCTTCAAGTTCAATCCCAGAGTCTCCCCGATGGCTGTTGTTAAAGAAGAGGACAGATATCCTGGACCGTTACCGGAGCAATAGCCCTGCAGATAACCAGCGTTTGGACCTGGTAAACAAACATTTGCCTCATTTCAAATCATAAATGTCTTGTGTTAACAAGTACAACTATTCCTTATTATAACCCAGCTCCTCTTTGTGCCAGTTTGATAATGTTTAACAGCAAGATATAAAGAAACAGAGTGTCAGATGGTCTTCTAAAAGAAGCTGGAAACTGGTCAACAATAGATGGAAAGGTTACGTAATGAGAAAGGCGCATCACAACTTATGCCATCACTCTTTAcgatgctgtaaaaaaaaacatctcaaaGAAACTAACTCTGTCAGAGGTAAACTGGAGAGGGGTCGACCACTGTTATGAATTCTATCATCTGTGGTCTGTAAAAAGGCTGTAGAgctttggtgtttatgacttctTGTAGCGCTAATGTGCAGGAACACTGCCTAAAACCATTGTTAGATGGATTGAGGCTGAACTGACAACCAGCCTCTGGTCTGACAAGAATCTGAGATTCTCTTTGGAAATTATGGTCTTCTGGGACCATACTGCTTATTATCAGCACACAGGTTAAATCACTGATGATAGGGGAGggagtgggtgggtgggggtgttAGTATCACATGACAGCTGTAACGTGACCATTTATGTTGCCTGAACATGCTGTCATTCAGACATGCCTATTTGAGCGAAGGCCTTGCTTTCTTCAGGAAGACAAAACCACGTCGTACTCGTATTCCAGCAGCGAAGAGTCCAGATGTTAAACTAGCTGACCCCTGAAAACAtttgaagaattttttttactgaaaactacaaaaaacaacagGCCCCAAACTCAtgcaagggggaaaaaaattgcaGCTGCTTTTTGGCACAGCTATTACATAACAGGGGATTCAGTGTGGTGAAAAACATTCCCTGTATCAGCATTTTTGAATGTGTTGGCATCAGAAACACAGACTAACAAATCGATTGTTCTCatgggagtttttttttttcaaacattaggccaaaaaacaaacaaacagttgaATCAACAGCTGGATCATTTGTAAGTGCTTCCAAGCTGATAGCCACCAAATTAGTGGTTTTTGTACAGTAACTTAAAATTCAAAAATTTACAGCTGGTTCAGTCTGGATCAGGTGggagatatatatatgtatatgaataaacatatataaaataatCCAGCTGTTTTTGTGTGCAGTTGTTGGACTCCGCCTGGTCAGACTTGCAGAAAGCCACCGAAGCTCAGAGGGAAGACCCTGTGACTGGAGATCATGCCTCCAGTGACATAATCCACTTGAGGCACCCAACTGTCCTGATGCGATTGTTTGTCATGAGCTGTGTGAGGTACCTACTGCACACGCTCCATACGGGATACAGCCCTTTATAACAAAGATAAATAAACATATGAATATTTTTACATCAAATTATTAGATTTAAGGAACGAGAATAGGCTGGTCTCAATAAGTCTGAGCCTCCTCTTGCTTGTAGCTAAAGGTAACAGGGTTATATAATACATAAACAACCGGTGTGAAGTAACAGCATTTCGTCATCAgggacctttggtttgtgtgtgttataacACCAGACACACAGGAAAAATAAGCTGATACCATTAAAAGTCCTACACTTGAGTGAGTGTTTGATGGATAAAAGGCTGCTGAGGGTAAATTTGTATTTACTAATTTCTATTTAtacagaaaactgtaaaaaaaaaaaaaaaaggagggtgTGCAATACTCTGTGTGCAGTACAACCAAACTGTGGTTAAGTATgagcaacaaaaaaacccttcaaTATGCTGAGTTAAACTTTTACAGGTTTATGTCAAACAAACCTTAATCAGAAACATtggcacagttttgtttttaaattcatcaTTGTTTAAAGTGTTCACTTATAAGTCCAGAGGAAACCtcgataaataaataaataaataaataaattaattaattaattaataaggtgaaagttaaataaataaaaaaataaaataaaattcacaaaacaaaatactggtaaataaatataataaaataaataaataaggtgaaataaataaaataaatgcaaatccatcaaacaaaataaagtaaaatacagtaaaataaaataaaaggaaaataaataataataaaagtgcaaaaattggtaaattaaaaacataataaaataaatgaatatatacataaataaatgtccTGTCATCCTCCAGTGCGGCTTCAGCTTTGACATACTACGGAATTTGTTTGAACATCGGCTCATTTGGTGTTGGCGTTTACTCCGCCCAGTTCTTTTCCGGGCTATCAGAAGCTCCCTGCTTGCTCGTCCCATTGGTTCGTCTGGGACGCCGGCCGATGAGCATGCTCGCTCTGTTCCTCAGTGGAGCTGCCTGCTTCGTGTCGTTACTCCTGTCCAGGTACAATGGTGAGTGAGGAAGTCCTTATCCgcattttcagtattttaggTTAGTTCATAATCATTTTTAAGggacattaaatattaaattaaattaaaatgaacacAACATTAAATAAAGACATTAGAAAAGCACCTATTCTTAGGTTTCTATTCTTGAACTCCACAAGAGGAGACTCTGTGTTAAAAGCACTTGATGACAGTTGCTCTTTGTCCCAGGCAGTCGATTTATTTAatctgtatcaatatttttaGTAGGAGAAAATACTGGTATTCAATACTGGTAGAAAAAACATAACATTAGTGGGAGAAGGTGGAATCATTCTATATGCAGTTTGCAGCCTCTAATCAAATCTGACCGTCTCTGAGACTGGTACTCTGATACTCTGGTGCAGGTATGCCGATGCTGGTTATGAGTCTGGCTCTGTTGGGGAAACTCTGCATCCTGGCTGCCATCTTTGTCTCCACTCTGTACAGCATTGAACTGTTCCCCACTGTGGTCAGgtacaaaacaacacaacactcTTTAATGCAGGTTTTCCACAAGCAGACATTCCTCTAATGCCCACTTGAGCCTAGCTTCAAACTTAAAATGTCCAGATTTACtgcaaaataaacatgtttataaacatgtttaatttaCCTCTTTCTAACAGCCTTATGGGGGTGGAGGTACATGTCTTATCATGCTTGTATTAaaaattagttgttttttttaaaataggggcgtggcctctttgactgacaagtaggtaaagacacagacagctgtaactgctagctgtctgctaaacTTCACTTAAGCTAAGCAGTCTCTGAACTGGACCCCTGGACTAAGGATGGTAACCGGTTCTGCTGTtacaaagtgtttgtgttatgagccacggcagatgttgtccttacCAAAGCGAAAATATCAGTCAGAttagatttttctgttttttggcaATTTGGTTACTAAATGGTTGTGAACTGAAATCTACCCATCATCTTCTTCACGTACACAGACGAGCAGTTTCTGGAAACTAAACATCAGTTTAACAGCATGTATCTTCTGTATGAAACTTCTCTTTTGTTGCATGGTGAACCAAGGGCACCATAAACCCCGTCCAGTTGTACATATTAGTTAGCTTATAGAGGTATGATTTAACTTGAAAGCAAAAGTTGTAAGGTTGGTTTACTCTCATTAAGCATATATTTCCACAGCATCTGCTTCTTACTTCCAATACTTAGTTGAACGATTTGTTTATGTATGATCTTCTAGCTGATATTGAAGTCTTGCAAATTTAATTGGTCCTATTGGTTTTTGAGCTACTTTTCATCTGAGATTAGATGTTGAGATGTCGGGGCAATTAAACAGTATAGCAGAAATCTTCTCTAGCCATTGTTCAAAAAgagtatatattttttgtttttaaatccaggCAACGCTGTTTATCACTGGTCAACCTGTCTTTCCGGCTCGGTTGTCTGGTCAACACCCTCGTCCCCGCCAACCCTGACGGAGCAATCTCCTTGGCTGCTATGGTTATCTACAGCAGTGGACCAATCATATGCTGTGGACTGTGCCTGCTGCTGCCGGAAACCAGTGGTGTCCCACTTCCTGACTCTGTGGCGGACTGCAACAGGCAGCTACAGCCCCACCGACCCGCCATGGATGCGCTCTGGAGGACAGAGTGAGTTTTGGTCGTTTTGGTGGCAATAACTTTCTTCTGAGTTTAacgttcttattttttttaagtagtttaCAAAAACCAGTAATAATGGCTGTAAAACCCAGAGAtgtacatttgtttttcagaaaaacagctacatttgtaaaatataaagaaataaaatatatgacATCACATGTGCTGCACTAGTGAGTTGCCTGGCTCGTTCACAGCATgtcctgctgtgtgttttttcaggaCACTGGTGAGCAGCCAAACCAGCAAAGTGGAAACGTTCCCTGTGGAGAAAGACAGCACGATTTCAGCACTGCTGATATGAACGCAGCCGACAGCTTTCAGTTACTGCTTTGATATT is part of the Pelmatolapia mariae isolate MD_Pm_ZW linkage group LG23, Pm_UMD_F_2, whole genome shotgun sequence genome and encodes:
- the si:dkey-190l8.2 gene encoding si:dkey-190l8.2, with amino-acid sequence MVKVRMNQLVGDQRGPLMSPLQLSVYWRLALIFFFTAFLFFLDIFTTAVVAETCRHGNDTGTFALWLEKLAPNKEENQSALSRVLKDDADWRTESGTRDSVCGWTDWLSYGQMLFMTGLLLGSLFGGAISDRYGKRPVLLISMCVHAVCGLVPAVFPQPLLFLILRCLTGICCCCINICAFSLAVEWTPPDSRLWPPAFLPFCFSLGTMGGAPLAWLNPTWTRLHLSLALPQIICLPLYLSIPESPRWLLLKKRTDILDRYRSNSPADNQRLDLLLDSAWSDLQKATEAQREDPVTGDHASSDIIHLRHPTVLMRLFVMSCVSAASALTYYGICLNIGSFGVGVYSAQFFSGLSEAPCLLVPLVRLGRRPMSMLALFLSGAACFVSLLLSRYNGMPMLVMSLALLGKLCILAAIFVSTLYSIELFPTVVRQRCLSLVNLSFRLGCLVNTLVPANPDGAISLAAMVIYSSGPIICCGLCLLLPETSGVPLPDSVADCNRQLQPHRPAMDALWRTETLVSSQTSKVETFPVEKDSTISALLI